One Rossellomorea aquimaris DNA window includes the following coding sequences:
- a CDS encoding branched-chain amino acid aminotransferase, with the protein MLRKRLLQYIEESNGSVALFPQEKEYAEKHGLLDADKKVTQKSGSRFKGAYIERCEKETEELIAQESLVFLDQQITYLKKHKNEFVFLELEWLDVIGVEAVSIEMDDVFGTYDAMLGLKLQKKYRSQIQHYLENTLKGESSYDLLFNGEDGLWDLNITLNNLPDFHEGLTMLASYELIYDFLFHLLQKVDEA; encoded by the coding sequence ATGTTAAGAAAGAGATTGCTGCAGTATATTGAAGAATCGAATGGTAGCGTTGCTCTATTTCCACAGGAAAAAGAATATGCAGAAAAGCATGGATTATTGGATGCTGACAAAAAAGTGACACAGAAATCCGGTTCGCGATTTAAAGGAGCTTATATCGAGCGTTGCGAGAAGGAAACGGAAGAACTAATCGCTCAAGAATCACTCGTATTTCTCGATCAGCAGATCACCTACTTAAAAAAACATAAAAACGAGTTTGTATTCCTGGAATTGGAATGGTTGGATGTTATTGGAGTGGAGGCTGTTTCAATAGAAATGGATGACGTGTTTGGAACGTATGATGCGATGCTGGGGTTGAAGCTTCAAAAAAAATATCGCAGTCAAATTCAGCATTACTTGGAAAATACTCTTAAAGGCGAATCATCATATGACTTATTGTTTAATGGTGAGGATGGTTTATGGGATTTAAACATTACTTTAAACAATCTACCTGATTTTCATGAAGGACTGACGATGCTTGCTTCCTACGAGCTCATATATGATTTCCTTTTTCATCTCCTTCAAAAGGTGGATGAGGCTTAA
- a CDS encoding exodeoxyribonuclease III — MKLVSWNVNGIRACVKKGFLDYFQQMDADIFCLQETKLQDGQISLELDGYHQYWNYAKRKGYSGTSVFTKEKPLSVSYGINEDIEPEGRIITCEYDSFYLVNVYTPNSKRDLSRLSERLEWEDTLRKYLTDLEQHKPVVLCGDLNVAHTEIDLKNDKSNRGNSGFTDEERGKMTMLLQEGFVDSFRYIHPTKEDAFSWWSYMSNVRERNIGWRIDYFIVSNRLTPAIKTAEIHAEILGSDHCPVYLELE, encoded by the coding sequence ATGAAACTAGTATCGTGGAATGTAAATGGAATTAGAGCGTGTGTAAAAAAAGGATTTTTGGATTACTTTCAACAAATGGACGCAGATATTTTTTGCCTTCAAGAAACAAAGCTTCAAGATGGGCAAATCTCATTAGAATTAGATGGATACCATCAATATTGGAATTATGCGAAGCGAAAGGGCTATTCAGGAACGTCTGTTTTCACTAAAGAGAAGCCACTGTCTGTCTCTTATGGCATTAATGAAGATATAGAGCCTGAGGGAAGGATCATTACATGTGAGTATGATTCTTTTTATTTGGTGAATGTATATACACCTAATTCAAAAAGGGATCTGTCAAGGCTCAGTGAACGTCTGGAGTGGGAGGATACTTTACGGAAGTATCTTACCGATTTGGAACAACATAAACCTGTTGTTCTTTGTGGGGACCTGAATGTCGCACATACCGAAATAGATTTGAAAAATGATAAATCAAATCGGGGGAATTCAGGCTTTACAGATGAAGAACGCGGGAAAATGACGATGCTCCTGCAGGAAGGGTTTGTCGATAGCTTTCGGTATATCCATCCCACAAAGGAAGATGCCTTTAGTTGGTGGTCCTATATGAGTAATGTCCGTGAACGGAATATTGGGTGGAGAATTGACTACTTTATTGTGTCAAACCGTTTAACACCTGCTATAAAGACCGCAGAAATCCACGCTGAAATACTCGGAAGCGATCACTGTCCTGTATACTTAGAGTTAGAGTAG
- a CDS encoding DEAD/DEAH box helicase yields the protein MNSFASLGLSKSLQKTLSTNGISEPTLIQENVIPTLLEGKDVMAKAQTGTGKTFAYVLPILEKSNSNTHHIQSLIITPTRELAIQITSEIRKLITKNKGFRVLSVYGGKSHEEEIQELEQNVNILVGTPGRLLDHLKKGNLDLSHLMFLVIDEADQLLQIGFLNKVEEILRKTPAHRQTMLFSATIPAEIKKLGRKYMKTPQFIEVAEAEKSTSINQFAIYTVDRAKQDTVIQLIEAFQPSKSIVFCRTKRRVTKLYEVLKTKGFKVAELHGDIPQEKREIVMEQFRNGYVPMLVATDVASRGLDIEGVTHVFNYDMPENAETYIHRIGRTGRAGETGLAYTLYSSEERSLLDGIEAELNSRIQKQNLGNTISLKSKTTAKKKGVKRQGNRNSKERQSLTRKKDEFKDKQITSKKSSNSLKQKPSTHSERTATETKPDISGRRTGKKPSSRSYNRKNKR from the coding sequence TTGAACTCGTTTGCATCACTGGGACTATCAAAAAGTCTTCAGAAAACCTTATCTACTAATGGAATAAGTGAACCGACACTCATACAAGAAAATGTGATACCGACCCTTTTGGAGGGAAAAGATGTCATGGCCAAGGCTCAAACCGGGACGGGAAAAACCTTTGCTTACGTTTTACCCATTCTGGAGAAAAGTAATTCCAACACACATCATATTCAGAGTTTGATTATTACCCCGACTCGCGAACTGGCTATCCAGATAACAAGTGAAATAAGAAAGCTCATAACGAAAAACAAAGGTTTTAGGGTTCTCTCCGTTTATGGTGGTAAAAGCCACGAGGAGGAAATCCAGGAACTGGAACAGAATGTAAATATTCTGGTTGGAACTCCAGGGCGGCTATTGGATCATCTGAAAAAAGGGAATCTCGATCTATCTCATCTTATGTTTTTGGTCATTGATGAAGCAGATCAACTTCTGCAAATAGGTTTTCTAAATAAAGTTGAAGAAATTTTAAGGAAAACGCCAGCTCATCGTCAAACGATGTTATTTTCTGCGACGATTCCTGCTGAAATTAAAAAATTGGGTCGCAAATATATGAAAACGCCCCAATTTATCGAGGTGGCGGAAGCTGAAAAATCCACTTCCATTAATCAATTTGCCATTTATACAGTGGATCGTGCCAAGCAAGACACAGTCATTCAATTAATAGAGGCATTTCAACCAAGTAAATCCATCGTTTTTTGCAGAACAAAAAGACGGGTCACGAAATTATATGAAGTCCTGAAAACAAAAGGGTTTAAAGTGGCTGAACTTCATGGGGATATCCCACAGGAGAAGCGTGAAATTGTAATGGAGCAATTTAGAAACGGCTACGTACCAATGTTAGTTGCGACTGACGTGGCTTCCAGGGGATTGGATATTGAGGGAGTCACTCACGTATTTAATTATGATATGCCTGAAAATGCCGAGACCTATATTCACCGAATTGGAAGAACCGGGAGAGCAGGTGAAACAGGCTTAGCTTATACACTTTATTCATCTGAAGAAAGAAGCCTTCTTGATGGAATTGAAGCAGAGTTAAATAGTCGAATCCAAAAGCAAAACCTTGGGAATACCATTTCTTTAAAATCAAAAACAACCGCTAAGAAAAAGGGAGTTAAACGACAAGGAAATAGGAATAGCAAGGAACGGCAATCCCTGACAAGGAAAAAAGACGAGTTCAAAGATAAACAAATAACGAGCAAAAAATCCTCTAACTCATTAAAACAAAAACCTTCAACACATTCGGAGAGGACAGCAACTGAAACGAAGCCTGACATTTCAGGGAGAAGAACAGGAAAAAAACCTTCTTCTAGATCTTATAATCGAAAAAATAAACGATAA
- a CDS encoding PRK06851 family protein has product MKGKVRHYYAGGNTAKGFYSLYDSVLDGLERIYILKGGPGTGKSSLMKSVGERFEGKGLEVEYLHCASDNHSIDGVLLPEFGVGIVDGTAPHIIEPKAPGVIEEYVNLGAAWDSKKLLPHKEEILVLNDKIASFFQKAYDTFAASLSAHDDIEEIYISNMDFTKANELTNELISLFFEEESLSKSSTVKHRFLGAATPDGAVDYIQNLTEDVDKRYFIKGRAGSGKSTMLKKIASAGEELGYDIEVYHCGFDPNSLDMLIIREKGIAIFDSTTPHEYFPELESDEIIDMYERCITQGTDEKYAADIERTTKAYKDKMNEAISYLKEAKCLREQLESIYIRAMDFSKVNTIREEIFQEINEVIKK; this is encoded by the coding sequence ATGAAAGGAAAGGTTCGTCATTATTATGCTGGGGGAAATACGGCTAAAGGTTTTTACAGTCTATATGATTCGGTTTTAGATGGTTTAGAGCGAATATATATCCTGAAGGGTGGTCCCGGTACAGGTAAATCCTCATTGATGAAGTCGGTTGGAGAACGGTTTGAGGGAAAGGGGCTAGAAGTTGAATATTTACATTGCGCTTCCGATAATCACTCGATCGATGGTGTTCTCCTCCCTGAATTTGGGGTCGGCATTGTTGATGGGACGGCTCCTCATATTATAGAACCGAAAGCACCCGGTGTTATTGAAGAATATGTGAATTTAGGAGCGGCATGGGACTCAAAGAAACTTTTGCCGCACAAAGAGGAAATCCTTGTCTTAAATGATAAAATTGCCTCATTCTTTCAGAAAGCATACGATACCTTTGCTGCATCACTTAGTGCCCATGATGACATTGAAGAGATATACATTTCCAACATGGATTTCACAAAAGCGAATGAATTAACAAATGAGTTAATTTCACTCTTCTTTGAAGAAGAGAGCCTTTCTAAATCCTCTACAGTTAAACATCGGTTCTTAGGTGCCGCGACTCCTGATGGAGCAGTTGACTACATTCAGAATTTAACAGAAGATGTCGATAAGCGCTACTTTATCAAAGGGCGCGCAGGGTCTGGAAAGTCGACGATGTTAAAGAAAATTGCTTCTGCCGGCGAGGAATTAGGCTATGATATAGAGGTTTATCATTGTGGATTTGACCCGAATAGTCTTGATATGTTGATCATCAGAGAAAAAGGAATCGCTATTTTCGATAGTACTACACCACATGAATATTTCCCGGAACTGGAATCTGATGAAATCATCGATATGTATGAAAGATGCATTACTCAAGGGACAGATGAAAAATATGCTGCCGATATAGAACGTACGACAAAAGCCTATAAGGATAAAATGAATGAAGCAATCTCATATCTTAAAGAAGCTAAATGCCTTCGTGAACAACTCGAGTCCATCTATATAAGAGCCATGGACTTTTCGAAGGTGAATACGATTAGAGAAGAAATCTTTCAGGAAATAAATGAGGTTATAAAGAAGTAG
- a CDS encoding TIGR00266 family protein — protein MNSHEIEYKLHGDDMQFVEIELDPGESAVAEAGGMMMMEDGIEMETIFGDGSKGSGTGGFLGKLVGAGKRVLTGESLFMTVFTNEGRGKKHVSFAAPYPGKIIPVDLSELGGKVVCQKDAFLCAAKGVSVGIDFQKKLGTGFFGGEGFIMQKLEGDGLAFLHAGGTIYRKELQPGEMLRVDTGCLVAMTKDVDYNIEYVGKIKSAFLGGEGLFFATVRGPGTVWIQSLPFSRLAERIYASAPQGGGRSTGEGSLLGGIGDFLNGDD, from the coding sequence ATGAATTCACATGAAATCGAGTATAAATTGCATGGGGATGATATGCAGTTTGTTGAAATAGAATTGGATCCAGGAGAAAGTGCCGTAGCCGAAGCTGGCGGAATGATGATGATGGAAGACGGCATAGAGATGGAAACGATCTTTGGAGATGGTTCCAAGGGTAGCGGGACCGGTGGGTTTTTAGGAAAGCTTGTTGGTGCAGGGAAGCGTGTATTAACGGGTGAAAGCTTGTTCATGACCGTATTCACCAATGAGGGGAGGGGGAAAAAGCATGTATCATTCGCTGCTCCTTATCCAGGAAAAATCATCCCGGTTGATCTAAGTGAATTAGGCGGTAAAGTTGTATGTCAAAAGGATGCCTTTCTATGTGCAGCAAAGGGAGTTTCTGTTGGGATCGATTTTCAAAAGAAATTAGGAACAGGCTTCTTCGGCGGTGAAGGATTTATTATGCAGAAGCTTGAGGGCGACGGATTAGCCTTTCTTCATGCTGGAGGGACGATATATAGAAAAGAACTTCAACCTGGCGAAATGTTACGGGTAGATACCGGCTGCTTAGTGGCCATGACGAAAGATGTGGACTACAATATCGAGTATGTAGGGAAAATCAAATCTGCCTTCCTTGGCGGAGAAGGTTTGTTTTTTGCCACTGTCCGTGGACCAGGAACTGTCTGGATTCAGTCACTTCCATTCAGTCGCTTAGCTGAAAGAATTTATGCAAGTGCTCCACAGGGTGGAGGCCGTTCGACTGGTGAGGGTAGTTTACTTGGTGGAATCGGAGACTTTCTAAACGGAGACGATTGA
- the speD gene encoding adenosylmethionine decarboxylase, with protein sequence MKLSHEERIQLHEFNNLTKSLSFNMYDICYTKTREEREAYIEYIDEQYNADRLTKILTHVSDIIGAHVLNVSKQDYVPQGASVTILVSEGPIVEVPTEHFDESPGPLPSTVTMHLDKSHITVHTYPEYHPHEGISTFRADIDVSTCGEISPLKALNYLIHSFDTDIMTMDYRVRGFTRDINGRKLFIDHDINSIQNYIPEEIKDEYDMIDVNVYPQNIFHTKCKLKEFDLNNYLFGYTKDKLDESEMDEITDKVKMEMDEIFYGKNISKP encoded by the coding sequence ATGAAATTATCTCATGAAGAACGAATTCAACTACATGAATTTAATAACTTAACGAAGTCATTGAGTTTTAATATGTACGATATTTGCTATACTAAGACCCGTGAAGAACGTGAAGCGTATATTGAATACATCGATGAACAATACAATGCTGATCGGTTAACAAAGATCCTGACACATGTATCGGATATTATTGGCGCACACGTCTTGAACGTTTCTAAGCAGGATTATGTCCCACAGGGAGCGAGTGTGACAATCCTGGTTTCTGAAGGACCGATAGTTGAAGTGCCTACGGAACATTTTGATGAATCACCCGGACCATTACCATCCACAGTTACAATGCACCTTGATAAGAGCCATATCACGGTTCATACGTATCCTGAGTATCATCCTCACGAAGGGATTTCTACTTTCCGGGCAGATATCGATGTCTCTACTTGCGGGGAAATTTCTCCACTTAAGGCATTGAATTATCTTATTCATTCATTCGACACAGACATCATGACGATGGATTATCGGGTGAGAGGGTTTACACGTGATATCAACGGACGAAAATTATTTATCGATCATGATATTAATTCAATTCAGAATTACATACCAGAGGAAATCAAAGATGAGTATGACATGATTGATGTAAATGTATATCCTCAGAATATATTTCATACAAAATGTAAGTTGAAAGAATTTGATTTAAATAACTATTTATTCGGTTATACAAAAGATAAACTGGATGAAAGTGAAATGGATGAAATTACAGATAAAGTGAAAATGGAAATGGATGAAATCTTCTATGGAAAGAACATATCTAAACCGTAA
- a CDS encoding CAP domain-containing protein: MRRLFFLIMIVAFAYISRPAWEDKVEATEFNSVLTKIEEIKNSPKVKDTFNQLYNEVNLLLIKLDESFRELEDPSDTKEENPVEKPALTVPSDQTFSIYNIVMGDSKDKLEQELGEAKRQSTNEYGVSWNAYHENYRNFLMISYDENNQVNGLYTNQDLLSSSSGIEMGISKEVVQNELGEPLSNIRKGLTLYQLQNNGEQEVYQVDGSYVTVFYDKHENDTVTAIQIIDESLEANKKNFYSEASPELKEGFEFQLFDLTNATRVEKGLNALSWDDQVRDTARKHSLDMAEQNYFSHTNLEGESPFDRMEEDQVAFRTAGENLAYGQLSSIFAHEGLMNSKGHRENILQPHYEHLGVGVAFNGKAQPYFTENFFSN, from the coding sequence TTGAGACGATTGTTTTTTCTTATTATGATAGTTGCTTTTGCCTATATATCAAGACCCGCATGGGAAGACAAAGTGGAAGCAACAGAATTTAATTCTGTACTCACAAAAATTGAAGAAATAAAGAACAGTCCTAAAGTGAAGGACACCTTCAATCAACTTTACAACGAAGTAAACCTTCTGCTCATAAAATTGGACGAATCATTTAGAGAGCTGGAAGATCCGTCTGATACAAAGGAAGAGAATCCTGTAGAAAAACCTGCTTTAACTGTACCAAGTGATCAAACCTTCTCTATCTATAATATTGTAATGGGAGATTCAAAAGATAAACTTGAACAGGAGTTGGGAGAGGCAAAGAGACAATCCACTAATGAATACGGAGTTTCCTGGAATGCATATCACGAAAACTACCGTAATTTCTTAATGATTTCTTATGATGAAAATAACCAGGTTAATGGCCTTTACACCAATCAAGACCTCCTTTCCTCCTCCTCGGGTATTGAAATGGGGATATCCAAAGAGGTGGTTCAGAATGAACTCGGTGAACCACTCTCAAATATCCGAAAAGGCTTGACTCTATACCAGCTCCAAAACAATGGTGAACAGGAAGTCTATCAAGTGGATGGAAGCTACGTAACTGTGTTCTATGACAAGCATGAAAATGACACCGTCACTGCCATACAAATAATTGATGAAAGCCTGGAAGCAAATAAGAAGAATTTCTATTCAGAAGCGAGCCCCGAGTTGAAAGAAGGCTTTGAATTCCAGCTTTTTGACCTCACAAATGCTACACGTGTTGAAAAAGGATTAAATGCTCTCTCCTGGGACGATCAAGTCAGGGACACTGCAAGAAAACATAGTCTAGACATGGCGGAACAGAACTATTTCAGTCATACCAATCTAGAAGGTGAATCTCCATTCGACCGAATGGAAGAAGATCAGGTAGCCTTTCGTACCGCAGGAGAAAACTTAGCCTATGGACAATTAAGTTCCATCTTCGCCCATGAGGGACTGATGAACTCAAAAGGGCACAGGGAAAACATCCTTCAACCCCATTATGAGCATTTAGGTGTCGGAGTCGCATTCAACGGAAAAGCACAGCCGTATTTCACAGAGAACTTCTTCAGTAATTAA
- a CDS encoding DsbA family oxidoreductase translates to MKIEIWSDYVCPFCYIGKRHLEEALQQFPERDQVEIAFKSFELDPDAPVDTDMNIQEILSKKYGTSLEQAKNMTDSMTKQAATVGLDFRFDTSIPTNTFDAHRLTKYAKTKGKETELTEILLNAHFTLSKHIGDKGTLVGLAEQAGLDAEESLAVLNGQEFARDVRTDEEEARQIGVQGVPFFVINRKYAISGAQPSDVVLSSIQKVWEEENQPASLQPLGTDGMACDENGCDVPPSKS, encoded by the coding sequence ATGAAAATTGAAATTTGGTCAGATTATGTATGTCCATTTTGTTATATAGGGAAACGTCATTTAGAGGAAGCTCTCCAACAATTCCCTGAAAGAGATCAAGTTGAGATTGCTTTCAAGAGCTTTGAGTTAGATCCCGATGCACCTGTAGATACAGACATGAATATTCAGGAAATCCTTTCGAAAAAGTATGGAACTTCTCTTGAACAAGCAAAAAACATGACTGACAGCATGACGAAACAAGCAGCAACGGTAGGTCTGGACTTCCGCTTTGATACCAGTATTCCAACGAATACATTCGATGCACATCGCCTGACAAAATATGCAAAAACGAAAGGAAAAGAAACAGAGCTTACTGAAATACTGTTAAACGCTCACTTTACTCTTTCAAAGCATATCGGTGACAAGGGAACGTTGGTAGGATTAGCGGAACAAGCGGGATTGGATGCAGAAGAGTCACTAGCTGTATTGAATGGTCAAGAATTCGCACGGGATGTACGTACCGATGAAGAAGAAGCAAGACAAATTGGTGTACAGGGTGTCCCATTCTTTGTGATCAACCGTAAATACGCTATTTCAGGTGCACAGCCAAGTGACGTAGTATTAAGCTCCATCCAGAAAGTATGGGAAGAGGAGAATCAACCTGCTTCACTTCAGCCACTGGGAACAGACGGAATGGCTTGTGACGAAAATGGATGCGATGTTCCTCCATCTAAATCATAA
- a CDS encoding helicase-related protein yields the protein MQNLQILREEAIEETKRKIEDDITLYLEKHEKCPSFQDYVKDRSAFFHNIWTNIWLNKVTNDVLRSHKKAFLRKKGYDIEETDKKLINKLFRNEIRDFQPFHILNWLMEYPPSANDWKVRHQHVRENYIKKHEEKKQAALRKDIQKDILSFINKQMDEFELYWYVELRHLFAKKFVQDLGTKSKYRHTEPYMLEEKLEEEGNFTSDSFTTVSDFLKEFTGSIHKKSENWDGHVWEYETYFYPYERFIFYYSEQIVYRSLLCHMPEELLSEYENVFGQPLSEERLSRLSHHFLLTLKSNFFTMIQEEYVVDLYQVVEVPFDEDIHFSIYERDVKEREKRKAAELAELKRKQEEEQRMMEDIFGREYSPSFRGDIKYTLHIGETNTGKTHHAISRMKEAKSGMYLAPLRLLALEVFDTLNADGVPCNLKTGEEEKEVPLAKHVSSTVEMFREKDEYEVIVIDEAQMLADQDRGFSWYRAITKARAKEVHIIGSENVRELLMELVGEGNIEVHDYKREIPLQVESKEFQLRHAKKGDALVCFSRKKVLDTASRLQNNGHKVSMIYGSMPPETRKKQMMQFIKGNTNMIVATDAIGMGLNLPIRRIVFLETDKFDGTRRRRLTSQEVKQIAGRAGRKGLYNEGKVAFTKDIKVMKLLLDQPDRSLETFAIAPTSDVFERFQRYYHDLDTFFYFWEKFKSPYGTEKASLFEERELYELIRGTDIEAKLTLNDLYGFLHLPFSKKEAQLTEQWLECMYAIVHGEELPEPPINNKNLEQKEVSYKAVGLHLLFLYRLGRQTEAYYWERVRSEIADGVHESLRTEVTSMSQTCKQCGKKLPPNFGFPICDRCHAARVKRRKGR from the coding sequence ATGCAAAACCTTCAAATACTTCGTGAAGAAGCCATAGAAGAAACAAAACGAAAAATAGAAGATGATATCACACTTTACTTAGAGAAACATGAGAAATGTCCCTCATTTCAGGATTATGTGAAAGACAGAAGTGCTTTTTTTCACAATATCTGGACGAATATCTGGCTTAACAAGGTAACCAATGATGTTCTTCGAAGCCATAAAAAAGCCTTCTTAAGAAAAAAAGGTTATGATATCGAAGAGACAGATAAGAAACTGATAAACAAGTTATTTCGCAATGAGATAAGAGATTTTCAGCCATTTCATATTTTAAACTGGTTAATGGAATATCCACCTTCAGCAAACGATTGGAAGGTTCGCCATCAACATGTTAGAGAAAACTATATAAAAAAACACGAAGAAAAAAAGCAAGCAGCCCTTCGAAAAGATATTCAAAAAGATATCCTTTCCTTCATAAACAAGCAAATGGATGAGTTTGAACTGTATTGGTATGTGGAGTTACGCCATTTATTTGCTAAAAAATTTGTACAAGATCTGGGAACAAAATCAAAATATCGCCATACTGAACCATATATGCTGGAAGAAAAGCTGGAAGAGGAGGGTAACTTCACTAGTGATTCTTTTACAACGGTATCTGACTTTCTTAAGGAATTTACAGGCTCCATTCACAAGAAGAGCGAAAACTGGGATGGACATGTATGGGAATACGAAACATATTTCTATCCGTACGAGCGTTTCATCTTTTATTATTCAGAGCAAATTGTATACCGCTCGCTCCTCTGTCATATGCCTGAAGAATTATTGTCGGAATACGAGAATGTATTCGGTCAGCCCTTATCGGAAGAACGATTGAGCAGGCTTAGTCACCATTTTCTCCTAACGTTGAAGTCGAACTTTTTTACTATGATTCAAGAGGAGTATGTTGTGGACTTATATCAGGTTGTCGAAGTTCCTTTTGATGAGGATATTCACTTTTCCATTTATGAAAGAGATGTAAAAGAGCGGGAGAAAAGAAAGGCTGCTGAGTTAGCAGAGTTGAAAAGGAAGCAAGAGGAAGAACAGCGAATGATGGAAGATATTTTTGGAAGGGAGTATAGTCCTTCATTCCGGGGTGATATCAAGTATACCCTCCATATCGGTGAAACGAATACAGGGAAAACCCATCATGCCATAAGCCGTATGAAAGAAGCGAAAAGTGGCATGTATTTAGCTCCACTCCGCCTCCTCGCCCTGGAGGTATTTGATACATTGAACGCCGATGGAGTACCTTGTAATCTGAAAACAGGAGAAGAGGAAAAAGAAGTCCCTTTAGCAAAGCACGTATCGTCTACTGTAGAGATGTTCCGTGAAAAGGACGAATATGAAGTGATTGTAATTGATGAGGCTCAGATGCTGGCCGATCAAGATAGAGGTTTTTCCTGGTATCGTGCGATTACGAAAGCAAGGGCAAAAGAGGTACATATCATCGGAAGTGAAAATGTCCGGGAGCTGCTAATGGAATTAGTGGGTGAAGGAAACATTGAAGTCCATGATTACAAAAGAGAAATTCCTTTGCAAGTCGAGTCGAAAGAATTCCAATTGCGGCATGCCAAAAAAGGAGATGCTCTCGTTTGCTTTTCCCGCAAAAAAGTATTGGATACGGCATCGAGGTTGCAAAATAATGGACATAAGGTCAGCATGATTTACGGAAGTATGCCTCCTGAAACAAGAAAGAAACAAATGATGCAATTCATTAAAGGGAATACAAACATGATTGTGGCGACCGATGCAATCGGGATGGGCTTGAATTTACCGATACGGAGAATCGTATTCCTGGAAACCGATAAATTTGACGGTACGAGAAGGAGAAGGTTGACATCCCAGGAAGTAAAGCAGATTGCCGGTCGTGCTGGCAGAAAAGGACTGTACAATGAAGGCAAAGTAGCTTTTACAAAGGATATTAAAGTAATGAAACTTTTGTTAGATCAGCCCGATCGATCTCTCGAAACATTTGCTATCGCACCGACAAGTGATGTGTTTGAACGTTTTCAACGCTATTACCATGATCTTGATACGTTTTTCTATTTTTGGGAGAAATTCAAAAGTCCTTATGGCACGGAAAAAGCATCCCTATTTGAAGAAAGGGAGTTATATGAACTAATTCGTGGAACCGATATCGAGGCGAAACTTACATTGAATGACCTGTACGGATTTTTACATCTTCCTTTTTCGAAAAAAGAGGCTCAGTTAACCGAGCAATGGTTGGAGTGCATGTACGCCATTGTACACGGAGAAGAGTTACCCGAACCACCTATAAATAACAAAAACCTTGAACAAAAAGAAGTATCCTACAAGGCTGTCGGTCTGCATCTTTTATTCTTATATCGATTGGGAAGACAAACAGAGGCCTATTACTGGGAGCGGGTTAGAAGTGAAATCGCCGATGGAGTACACGAAAGTCTCAGAACAGAGGTCACCAGTATGAGTCAGACGTGTAAACAATGCGGAAAGAAATTACCTCCAAACTTCGGGTTTCCAATTTGTGATAGGTGTCATGCAGCCAGGGTGAAAAGAAGAAAGGGAAGATAG
- a CDS encoding SRPBCC family protein produces the protein MGIGIHHVNVHASRLQVWEFIRDMNAWAPLVPGYKEHTIVSDVQSTWKFTLHFGVVSKKVHVRVLVIEWKEPSEVKFILRGINKKFTGEGFFKADEVNSSITAVTGCITIESTSSLAKLLESTFDKMVHELNKELTEAVGKAIERGKQ, from the coding sequence ATGGGAATAGGAATTCATCATGTTAACGTTCATGCATCACGCTTACAAGTATGGGAATTCATTCGTGATATGAATGCTTGGGCTCCACTTGTTCCTGGGTACAAAGAGCATACCATTGTTTCTGATGTTCAATCGACTTGGAAGTTCACCCTGCATTTTGGAGTGGTGAGCAAAAAGGTGCATGTGAGGGTACTGGTTATAGAATGGAAGGAACCATCCGAAGTTAAGTTCATATTAAGGGGGATCAATAAAAAGTTTACGGGTGAAGGTTTTTTTAAGGCTGATGAAGTAAACTCTTCCATCACGGCTGTGACGGGGTGTATAACTATTGAATCCACAAGTTCACTGGCTAAACTCCTTGAATCCACATTTGATAAAATGGTGCACGAGCTCAACAAGGAACTAACTGAAGCGGTTGGGAAAGCGATTGAGAGAGGCAAGCAATGA